The following are from one region of the Acidobacteriota bacterium genome:
- a CDS encoding RraA family protein, which yields MHRAQKLRSNSALSRWLIVLGIVCAGAWLLAAQSVSGGATVSDDSALLAAFRRVEVASVSDAIEQLVGKRMYMSHRMVPIFTTKFAGLARTVQLKKDEGNTDPAALSGMLAAIDEGTANSVYVMSVEDGADIAGMGGLMGTAMAARGYSGAVIDGGVRDVAYLRKIGFPVYATGIVPSTSVHHYRFAGAQVPIQCDGVTVNPGDIIVADSDGVAVVPRARAAEVLALAEQMDFKEHSMYAVIEKLKSIQEAVKQFGRL from the coding sequence ATGCATCGTGCACAGAAACTCCGCTCGAATTCGGCTCTTTCAAGATGGTTGATCGTTTTGGGGATCGTGTGTGCTGGAGCGTGGCTCCTGGCAGCGCAATCGGTGTCGGGCGGTGCGACGGTTTCGGATGACAGCGCACTGCTTGCGGCCTTCCGCAGAGTTGAGGTGGCGTCTGTGTCCGATGCCATCGAGCAACTCGTTGGAAAGCGTATGTATATGAGTCATCGCATGGTTCCGATCTTTACCACAAAGTTTGCTGGACTCGCCCGCACAGTCCAGCTGAAGAAAGACGAAGGCAACACCGATCCCGCCGCGTTGAGCGGGATGCTCGCAGCGATTGATGAAGGCACGGCAAATTCTGTCTACGTGATGTCCGTAGAAGATGGTGCGGATATCGCTGGCATGGGCGGCCTGATGGGTACGGCAATGGCAGCACGAGGCTATTCGGGCGCTGTCATCGATGGTGGGGTGCGAGATGTAGCATACTTGCGCAAGATTGGCTTTCCGGTTTATGCAACCGGAATTGTTCCTTCTACCTCTGTTCATCACTATCGTTTCGCGGGAGCGCAGGTTCCGATTCAGTGCGATGGAGTAACGGTGAACCCAGGGGACATCATTGTCGCCGACAGTGATGGAGTGGCCGTTGTTCCACGCGCCCGCGCGGCAGAAGTTCTGGCGCTGGCGGAGCAGATGGATTTCAAGGAACATTCGATGTATGCAGTCATTGAGAAACTGAAATCAATTCAGGAGGCGGTAAAACAGTTTGGCCGCCTCTGA
- a CDS encoding IclR family transcriptional regulator — translation MAETHKRKYNITALQRGLRMLQFFKQSERGLTATQVGKLSGLPVSTVHRFLVNLEAAGFLKCGVNGVYHLGLECFAVGQAALGQLDIRRLSLPYLLELNQRTRETIHLTVRHGLAAVYVEKIDSPEPLRIHSRIGASVPLYCTAVGKVMLSYMPDAERHDVLRQIELKRVTANTIGSLQELETELFRVRKNGYACDMEENELHIRCIAAPIWDHTGAVHASLSITVPLVRMPVARLRQLAPLIQDAGLQISRELGYNMGKSDKAAPGHIGKLLRETPKPRLHA, via the coding sequence ATGGCTGAGACACACAAGCGCAAATACAACATTACCGCACTACAACGCGGACTCCGGATGCTGCAATTTTTCAAGCAGTCGGAGCGCGGGTTGACGGCCACCCAAGTTGGCAAGCTTTCCGGTCTGCCGGTCAGTACGGTGCACCGGTTCCTGGTGAACCTGGAGGCAGCGGGTTTCTTGAAATGCGGCGTGAATGGCGTCTACCACCTTGGGCTTGAATGTTTCGCTGTGGGCCAGGCAGCTCTGGGTCAGCTGGATATCCGCCGCCTGAGCCTTCCTTATCTTCTCGAACTGAATCAGCGGACGCGCGAGACCATACACCTCACGGTTCGTCACGGGCTCGCCGCTGTCTATGTGGAAAAAATCGATTCACCAGAGCCGCTCCGGATTCACTCGCGGATCGGCGCGTCGGTTCCGCTCTACTGCACCGCGGTGGGCAAAGTAATGCTCAGTTATATGCCCGACGCCGAACGCCACGACGTGTTGCGCCAGATCGAACTCAAACGCGTGACCGCAAATACGATCGGGAGTCTGCAGGAACTGGAAACCGAACTCTTCCGGGTTCGCAAGAACGGCTATGCCTGCGACATGGAAGAAAATGAATTGCACATCCGCTGCATTGCAGCGCCGATTTGGGACCACACCGGCGCCGTTCATGCCAGTTTGAGCATCACCGTGCCACTTGTTCGCATGCCGGTCGCACGCCTGCGACAACTAGCGCCACTCATTCAGGATGCAGGTTTGCAGATATCAAGGGAGCTTGGCTACAACATGGGCAAGAGTGACAAGGCAGCTCCCGGACATATCGGAAAGTTATTGCGAGAGACGCCGAAACCGAGATTGCATGCCTGA